In Pseudomonas abieticivorans, the genomic window CAACAGGGTGATGGCCGCCCACAGGAACAGCCCGAAGGACAGGTAGAAGCCCATCCGTTTGGCGCCCTGCAGCGTGATCAGGTCAGCCAGTGCGTGCCAAGTGGCCAGGTTGTAAAAAAGCACCAACGCCAATGAAAACATCACCACTAGCCGAGTGGAACTGACACTCGGTAACCGTCTGCCCTGACTCATCTGCCACGCACCCCATTTCTTTGGTTCTGTTGTCTTTGATCAATTTGACCCCTTCGCGGGGGCTGCCACTCTAGTGGTGGACGGATCAAAATATTGTGAAACACAATCGTAACAGTCGGTGGGCGGGCACGCGCCAGTTAAAAACGAATCGCTGCACTCCTTATCGCCAATGCGATTGCCAGCAACGGCGCCACGCTCAACACCCCGAACAACCAGCGCGCCGCCTGCGCCGCGCCCTCGACGCCACCCGGTGCATTGAGCCCGGCCTGGTTGGCAATCATGCCCGCGATTGCCGCGCCCAGGGCGGTGGCGAACAACTGCACGGTGGTGATCGACGAGGCCGCCGCTTCCTGCTCCTCAGGTGGCGCCACTTGCAGCACCCGGGTCAGCAGGTGCGGCCAGCCCAGGCCAATGCCGAAACCGATCAAGGTCAGGCCCAGGCAAATCGGGCCGAGCACTGTCCAATCGCCGCCACCGGCAACGGGGCTGAACACAGCCAACAACACCAGGCCGATCAGCACGCACACCGGGCCGCCGACGATCGCGCGGCGAACGCCCGCGCCCAGCCACCCGGCACTGAGCAGCTCGGCCGTGGTCCAGCCCACTGCCATCAATGCGGCAAGGTAGCCGGCTAGCAGGGGTGTTTGGCCGTGCAGCAGTTGCAAAAAATACGGCACGAAAATTTCACCGGTCATGCCGATGATCAACAGCGCCATGGTGCCGTACAGGGCGAACAGCGGCGAACGCGGATGCAACGCCCCTTTGGGCAGCAGGCGGGTAGCGCTGCGCGACTCCTTGGCCAGCAGCCAGGCCATTAGCACGGCCGCCACGCCCATGCCGGCCAGATTCCACCGGGGTGCCTGCGACAGGCTGCCCAGGCTGATCGCCAATACCGCGGCCACCAGCAACAGCAATTGCGTGACCGGCAAGCGGCCGGCGGCCGGGCGCTGGGCTTCAGCACGTGGCAGCACGCTGAAGGTCAGCAGCAGGTAGGCGAGGGTGATAGGGATCAGGCTGCCAAAGGCGGCGCGCCAGACGTGCAGTTCGGCGAAGATGCCGCCGATGGCCGGGCCAATCAGGCAGGCGATGCCCCACATGCCTGAAATCAACGCCATGGCCCGCGGCCACAGGCGTTCGTCGAACACCCGCTGGATCATCGAGTACGACAACGCGAACAACAGCCCACCACCCAGGCCCTGCACCGAGCGCCCCACCAGCATCAACGGCATGTTCGGCGCCAGGCTGCAGGCCAGGCTGCCCAGCAGGAACAGGCCACCGGCCACGCCATAGGCACCCCGCGGGCCGGCGCGTTGCAACAAGCGCGCGGTCAGGGCCGAGCCCAGGATCGAGGCCACCACGAACAACGTGGTGTTCCAGGCGTATAGGTGCAAGCCGCCGATGTCCTGCACCACCGAGGGCAGGATGGTGGTGGCGATGTAGATATTGATCGCGTGCAGGGCGACCCCGCCGGACAGGGCGACCGAGCGCGCGGCATTGCGCCCCGACAGCAATTCACTCCAGGTGCTTGCTTGCGTGTTCATGGCAGTCTCTCAAGGCTGATTCGGATTGCTCGATCGGGCGCAGTGCGCTAAATTAACCAAGCTTTTTCTTGTTCTATTGAAATGCAGGATCCAATAATTTGTCAACGCAAAACGTGGAAAATCTCCAATCGGCCGCCGAGCGACTGTTGTACCTGCTAAAGACACGCGGGCCATTGCAGGCCAGTGATGCCGGCAAACTGCTCGGCACCACGGCGGAAGCGGCGCGCCAGCAATTTGTCAAACTCGCCGCCAGCGGGCTGGTCCAGGCGCGGGCGCAGGCACAAGGGGTAGGTCGGCCCACGCAGCACTGGCAACTGACCACCGCTGGCCACGGGCGCTTTCCCGACACCCATTCCGAACTCACCGTGCAGTTGTTGAACACGGTGCGCGAGACGTTCGGCGAGGCGGCCATCGAGCGCTTGATCGAGGTTCGCGAGCAGCAGACCCAGGACACCTATCGGCAGGCGCTGGCCGGTGTCGACGAACTGCGCGAGCGCGTTGCCCGGCTGGTGGCGTTGCGTAGCCAGGAAGGCTACATGGCCGAATGGAGCGAGGCGCCCGATGGTTCGCTGCTGCTGGTGGAAAATCACTGCCCGATCTGCGCCGCGGCCACGGCCTGCCAAGGTTTTTGCCGAGCCGAGCTTGCCGTGTTCCAGGCCGTGTTGCAGGCGCGGGTGGAGCGCGTGGAGCACCTGCTGGCCAACGCCCGGCGCTGCGCCTATCGCATCACGCCGGCAGCGTGAGCGCCAGGCGCCGTTCGTAACCGACGCGCCCCCGATAAGCGGTGCCGGTGTCGACCCAGCCTTCGCTCAGATACAGGCCATGGGCGGCGCTGTTGCCTTGGTCCACCGACAGCATCAGTTGGTTGACCTGCGGCCATGCCTGGCGGGCCACGGCGGGCAGCGCTTGCAGGCAGGCGCGGCCGTAACCGCGACCTTGCAGGCGCGCGTCCACCTGCAAGGCATGCAGGGTGGCGGCGTCTTCATCGGCCCAGGGTGGTAGGAACGGCGGGCGCTTGAGCAGCAAAAAAGCCACCGGCACCGCATCGTGCAGCAGGGCAAAGCCGCGAATGTTCGGGTTGGGGCGGTCCAGCAGCGTGTACAGCGCGCCATGGATGTCGCCGCAGAAAGCTTTCTGTTCGGGCAGCACGTCAAGCGTCAACAGCTGTTCACGTTGCGCGCCTGTCAGTGTGCTGTGGCACGCCAGGTGGATCGACACGGTTCAGTCCTTGAGAGATTTGTAGCGGCGAAGATACAGCGTCGCGTGGTCGAGCGGAACAACCGTGCCAGATATCGGCTGGTCGCCCAAATGGCAGGGCGCAGCCTATAGTTGCTCGACTGCCCGAAAGCCTTCGAAGGAGAACAATAAAATGAGCCTTCACCCCGCCGGCGCGCCCAGTGCCGATTTCGAACTGTCCATCACCCGCCTGATCGACGCCCCCCGTGAAACCGTATTTCGCGCCTGGGTAGAGCCTGACCTGCTGCGCCAATGGTGGGGCCCCCACGGCATGACCACGCCGGTGTGCGAACTGGAGTTGTGGGTGGGCGGCGCCTTTCGCACGGTGATGCGCGCACCCGATGGCAGCGAGTACCCCAACCTTGGGGTGTTCCTGGAGATCCGAGCCCCCGAGAAACTGATTTTTACCGACGCTTTCCAGCCGGGCTGGGTGCCTTCGCCTCGGGCGTTCATGACTGCGGTGATTACCCTGGAAGACGTCGATGGCAAGACCCGCTACACCGCCCGCGCCCTGCACTGGACAGCCGCCGATCGCCAGGCGCATGAAGAAATGGGCTTTCATGAAGGCTGGGGCCAGAGCCTGGATCGGTTGGTGGAGTTGGTGACCGTCGGGATGCGCTGAGCTACCGCCAGAAGCCTTCGTGCACCTGCGCTGCTTGCGCTTCCAGCAGCGGCCCGTGCACCGCGATCGTACGCTGCCCATGGGCAAACACCTCGCGGCAGGGCAGGGCAAAGGTCGGGTTTTCCGAGTGGCTGCCCGTCAGGCCCAGCAATGCATGCTCCGACAGCGCGTACACCACCCGCCCCACGCCGGTCCAGTACACGGCGCCGGCGCACATGCAGCAAGGTTCGGCACTGCTGTACAGGGTGCACTCGGCCAGCTTTGCCGGGCTCAGCAGCTTGGCGGCCTGGGCCACGGCCACCAACTCGGCGTGCTGGGTGGGGTCGCCTTGCGGCGGCATGGAGTTATTGCCGGCGCTGGCGATTACCGTGCCTTCACGGTCGGCCACCAGCGCTGCGAAGGGGTGGCGGCCGCGCTCGCGCGACGCCTGCGAGAGTGCAATCGACTGGCGCAGCAAATCCAGGTCCAAGGCGGTGAGGGTGTCTGGGGCAGTGGTCAGGGCGTTCATACAGTCTCCTGGTGTGGCAGGGTGGCCGATGCGGATCGGCTCTGGGGGTTGAGCAACAGGTTCAGCACCACCGCGCAAATCGCGCCGAGGAAGATGCCGCTGTCGAGCACCAGCTTGAGCGGCCCTTGAACATGGGCAAACAACGCGGGAAAGGACATCGGCAGCACGCCGACGCTCACCGACACCGCGACGATGATGCCGTTGCGGGTACCTTCGAAGGTCACCCGCGACAGCTCCTGGATGCCAGCCACGGTGGTCATGCCGAACATCACGATGGCGCAGCCGCCGAGCACCGGGGTGGGCACGGCGGCGATCAGCGCGCCCAGTTTGGGGAACAGCCCCATCAACACCATGATCGCGCCGGCAGCGGCCACCACGAAGCGGCTCTTGACGTTGGAAAGGGCGATCAGGCCGGTGTTCTGGGTGAAGGCGTTGTAGGGGAAACTGTTGCAAAAGCCACCGAGCAGGGTGCTAAGGCCATCGGCCCGGAATGCATTGCCCAAGGTTTGCTGCGTGGTGGGTTTGCCCACCAGCTTGCCAATGGCCAGGCAGTTGCCGGTGGTCTCGGCCATGATCACCAGCATGGCCAGGGTCATGATCAAAATGGGCGTGAGGGAAAACTTCGGCGCGCCGAAGGCCATGGGCGAGCTGAGCTCGAACCAGGCAGCGTGGCTCATGTGCTGGAAGTCAGTCATGCCACAGGCGGCGGCGATCAGGCTGCCGACGATCAGCCCCAGCAACACGCTCAGGTTGCCGACCAACCCCGAGCATTTGGCATAGATCAGCAAGGTCACGGCAATGGTTGCCAGGCCCAGCAGCAGGTTGGCCGGCGCGCCGAAATCGGCACTGTCCGGGTTGCCGCCGCCCACCCAGATGGCTGCGGCGGGCATCAAGGAGATGCCAATGATGGTGATCAGGCTGCCGATCACCACCGGCGGAAAAAAACGCAACAGGCGGCTGAACACCGGCGCAAGCAGGATCGTCATGGCGCCGGCGGCGATCACCGCGCCAAACACTTCGTTCAGGCCAAAGCTTTTGCCGATCATGATCATCGGCGCCAAGGCAATGAACGAGCAGCCCTGGATCAGCGGCAACCGCGCACCGAACTTCCACACGCCCAAGGTCTGGATCAGCGTGGCGATGCCGCTGGTGAGCAGGTTGGCATTGATCAACAGCACCACCTGTTCGGGCGTCAGACCCAGGGCGCTACCCAGGATCAGCGGCACAGCGACGGCGCCGGCGTACATCACCAATACGTGTTGCAGGCCGAAGGTCAACAGTTGGCGGGCGGGCAATAGCTCATCCACCGGGTGAATCCGTTTGCGGCTCATGGCAAATACTCCTGGAGGGCTTTGTTAGGTTCTAAGTGCCTTGGGGTGAGCGGCTCAGCGACGGATCCACGGGCAGCGGGCTGGCCTGATGGGATATTCACCGGTTGCAGACGATGGAACAAATGAGTAACCATCGGTTAAAACGATGGTTGGCGGGGTGATGGGTGCGCTTTTCCTTTGATCAGTTGCAACTGTTTGTGATGGCGGTAAAGGTCGGCTCGTTTTCGGCAGCGGCGCGCTCGCTGGGCAAAACCCAATCGACGGTCAGTGCCGGCATCGCCAACCTGGAAGCGGACCTGGGCGTGGAGTTGTTTGATCGCACCAGCCGGCTACCGACGCTGACCGCCGCCGGGCGCACGTTGCTGATCGAGGCCGAGGCCGTGTTAGAGCGCTGCCTGGCGTTGCAGGGGCATGCCGACAGCCTGGCGCAACACACCGAGGCCAGCCTTACCTTGGCGATCGAGGTGCCTTACACCCAGTTGATGCCAGTGTTGAGCGAGTTCGCCGAGGTGTTTCCCTACGTCGACCTGGTGGTGCGCCACCCGGTGCATGGCGACGTCAGCGAGTTGGTGATGAAGGGCGAGGCCGACCTGGGCCTGGCGTTCTCGCAGCCCAACTACCCGCAGGCGCTGGATTTCGTGCAGATGGGCAAATTGATCATGGCCCACGTGACCCACCCCGATCACCCGTTGGCGCGGCAAGCCCAGGTCAGTTTTGCCGACCTGCATGCCCATCGGCGCCTGGCGTTCAGTGCCCACGCCGATAAATTGCCGAGCAGCGAATACCTGCGGTCCACCCAGCTATGGCGAGCCGAAAGTTACCTGGCGCTGGTGGCGATGGTGCGCGCGGGGCTGGGTTGGGCAACCTTGCCGCACCAGTTGGTGCAACGGGAGCTGGCCGCCGGTGAGTTGGTGGAGTTGCAGTTGCAGGCCTACCCACACACCGACTGGCTGGTGGGGGTGGACCTGCTGTGGGCCCGCGATGGCCACCCCGGCACTGCGGCGCGCTGGCTGCGCGAGCGGTTCACGCAGGCCAAGGTGTTCGAGCTCAACCGCTTCGGGCAGGCAACCACCTGGTAAGGCGGCGGCTCAGGCCAGCGGCATGCGGAAGGTAAACAACGTGCCGGCCTCAGCGGTAGACAGCACTTCCATGCGCCCACCATGGGCCACGGCGATCTGGCTGGCAATGTACAGGCCCAGGCCCAGGCCGCTTTGCGGGGCGTCGTTGCTCAGGCGGGTAAAGGGCTGGAACAGCTTGGCGTGCACGGCGGCCTCGATCGGTTTGCCCAGGTTGTGCACGCCCAGCACGAAGGTGTCTTCGAGTAAATCGGCCGAGACGTCCACCGGCCCGTTGGGGGCGCCATGATGGATGGCGTTGGACACCAGGTTGGACAGCAGTTGCGTGACCCGCTCTCGGTCGCAGTCGATGGCCTGCAAATCGCCGATGCGCAGGCGGATCAGCCGGTCAGGGTGCACCCGCTGAATTTCCGACACCACGTGGATCATTGCCGCCGACAAGTCCTCGCACGGCGCGCGGTTCAGGGTAATGCCTTCGCCCAGGCGCCCGCGGGCGAAGTCCAGCACGTCTTCCACCAGGCGCGTGGCGCGCAGGCCCGAGGTGAGGATGTGCTGGGCGATGGTCTGGCTCTTGGCATCCAAGAGCCTGCGCTGTAGCAATTCGGCGCCTGCGGTGATGGCAAACAGCGGGTTGCGCAGGTCATGGCCGAGCACGGCAATGAACTGGTCGCGCAGGTCGGCTTTTTCCCGTTCCTTGGCTAACGCCACTTCGGTGCGCTGGTGGCTCTCTTCGCTCTCCATCTGGATCGACAGCACCCGGGCGAAAGACTCCATCATCGGCTGGATGGCGCTGCCCTTGAGGTTGGCCGGGCGCGGGTCGAGCGCGCAGATGGTGCCGAAAAAACTGCCGTCGGCGCGAAACACCGGCACCGAGATATAGCTTTCGAAGCTGTAGATGCGCGGCGTGTGATGGTTGCAGTACTGGTCGTCTTCGCTGGCCTTGTCGATCACCACGGTCTGGTGGCTGCTGCGGATTTCGTGACACAGGGTGGTGGTGACGTCCAGTTCGCCGCCCACGCTTAAGCCGAACCCCAGGGTGTCGAGCACCGCACAGGTGGTCCAGGAGTTTTCAGTGACCCGGGCCACTGCGGCAAAGCGCATGCCGGTGGTCTCGCAGATCACTTGCAGGATGGCGGGCACAGCATGGATACGGCCAATCGTGGCAATATCGTTGGCGACAGAGTTCCCCATGAGCCTTCACTTCGCAAAACGGAGGGCGAACACGCGCTCGCACCAGAGTTATTTTCGATGAGTTTAGCGAGGCGGGCGCGATCTGTATCGAATGTTTTGCCATTGTTGCTTGCAGGGCAGTCAGGCAGGGGCGATCACAGGCATTGCGCGGGCTGGGCTTTGCGCCTCGAACAACAGCTCCAAGGCCCGTGCGTCCAGCGGCCGGCTGAGGTAGAAGCCTTGTACTTCATGGCACAGGTCCAGGCTGAGGCTGTGCAGTTGCTGTTCGGTTTCCACCCCTTCTGCCGTGACCATCAGGCCCATGGCCTTGCCCAGGTTGATGATGGCCTGCACCACGGCGCGGTCGCCGCCGCTGCGGTCCATGGCGGCGATGAAGCGTTTGTCGATCTTCAGGCTGTCGAATGGATAGGTGCGCAGGTAGCCCAGCGACGAATAGCCGGTGCCAAAGTCGTCCATGTTCAGGCGTACGCCCAGCTCCTTGAGGGCCTTGAGCGTATGCAGGGCACCGTCGACATCATTGAACATGACGTTCTCGGTCACCTCCAGTTCCAGCCGGTGGGCAGGGAAGCCGGTTTGCATAAGGATCTCGCGCACGTCGTGGACCACGTCGCCGTGGCTGAACTGCGCCGGTGACAGGTTGACCGACACTTGCATGGGCTCCGGCCATTGGCGTGCGGTCAGGCAGGCCTGGTGCAGCACCCAGCGGCCCAGCGGCACGATCAATTCGGTTTGTTCGGCCAGCGCGATAAAGGTGTCCGGGCCCAACAGGCCGCGCACCGGATGCTGCCAGCGGACCAGCGCTTCGGCCGAGACGATCTGCATGTCATCGACCCGATAGCGGGGTTGGAAGTGCAGCACGAACTCCTGGTTGCCGATGGCCTGGCGCAGTTCGTTTTCCAGATGGCGACGCTGCTGGATCTGCTGGTTCATGTGTTCGGAAAAGTACCGCCAGGTGTTCTTGCCGGCTGCCTTGGCCTGATAAAGGGCGATGTCGGCGCAACGTATCAACTCGTCCACGCCCAGCCCCTGGCGGCTGGACTGGGCGATGCCCAGGCTGGCACCGATGTGCAACCGCTGGCCCTGGTGCAGGATGGGCCGGTGCAGGCTTTCGATCAACCGCGCGCAGAAGCGATCGATTTCCTTGTCGCTGTCGATTGCATTGAGCACCAGCACGAATTCATCGCCGCCTAACCGGGCGACCAGGTCGTGTTCACGGGTGCATTCGCGCAGGCGCGTGGCCACCTCCAGCAATACCGCATCGCCCACGGGGTGGCCCAGGGCATCATTGATCGGCTTGAAGTTGTCCAGGTCCAGCAGGATGAGCGTCAACGGCGTCGGGCCGGGGAGCCGCGCACCAGCCTCCTCGAAGTAGCGCGTCAGCTTGTTGCGGTTGGCAAGCCCGGTGAGGGCGTCGTGCAGCGACAGGTGTTGAATTTGCGCATGGGCTGCCACTTCATCGGTCACATCGCTTGCCGTGCCACGAAACCCCTGTACCTGGCCGTCGCCATGGATCGCCCTGGCAGAAACCCTGCAGTAGCGCAACTGGCCCGCATGGTCGCGGTAGGCGCAACGCAGGCTGCCGCCGGTACCGTCGAGGGTGCGCAGCCATTGGCCCAGCGGCATGGTTTCGCACGTCAGCAGTTTTTCGATGGGCTGGCCGAGCCAGTCCTGGCCGGTAAACCCGGTGACCACGGTAAAGCGCGTGGACAGGTAACTGAGGCGGCCCTGCGCGTCGGTTTCCCAGATCCAGTCCGAGGCCGCCTCGGCCACGGCGCGGAAGCGCTCTTCGCTGGCTTCCAGCGCACGGTTGCTGATTTTCAGCACGCGGTAGCTGTCGTCGATTTGTTCCGAGGTGCGCAGCGCGTAGCGAAACAGCCAGGCCATCAACAGGCATAGCACCACCACGGCGGCAGTCAGTGGCGGCACCACTGACCACAATAGTTGCGAGCCAGGCCGGCGCGGTTCCCAGGTCAGGTCGTAGCCAGTGTCGCCCAGCGGCAGGCGCGGTTTGCCCGCCAGGCCCGTGTCATGGCTTTCCAGTAGCAAATGGGGCAGGTCGTAATCGTCGCCCAGGCGGCTGACTTTTTCCGGGCTCAGCAGGTCGGCGAACAGCAATACGCGAGTGCGCGCGGCGTCGGGTACCGCGCTGCCGTCGTCCGGCAAAATCGCCGAGGCACTGAGCAGGGCCGGCCAACCGTTGAACAGGGCATACCGGCTGACAGGCGCGGCGCTTTCGCTGTGCGCTTGGGCCGCCTCGATGATCGGCAGCAGTGCCGTGCCGACGAAGGTTTGCGCCTGCGCATTGGTGGGTTGGCCGTTGAACAGCGCATAGTGGGTGGCCTGGCGGTCCAGCACGAACACGCCTTCGTAACCGTTGAGGGTGAACAGCGACTCGCCCAGGTTGCGCTCCTCAAACGCCCAGCGCCTGGCATCGGCCGCATTGAGATGCTGGTAGGCACTATTCCACACTGCATAGCTGGTCAGCAGGTTTTGCGAAGTGGTGATGCGCGCTTGCAAGGCTTTCTGGGCGTAAAAGTAACTCTGTTGGCTCTCGTCGGCATTCAACCGGTAGGCGATGTGCACCAGGGCGGCGATGGCGATGGCAAACGCCAGGGCGAACAGCCCGCCGATCAGGGCGATCAATTTACGGGTGTGCAGGCTATGAGCAGAGGCAGACCCATAAGTGTCAGCGGCGATGTCCATTGCTGTGCTGGTCCTTACTGACTTTCGTCACGTACGAAACAATCCATGGAACAACGTGATGACCCTGTTCGTCTTCAACGGCTGAGCACGGGCCGGCAGGGCGGTTTCTGATAGCCCTGTGCATGTCGACGGCCGTGGATCCCTTTTGTTCCTCTGACCCCCTACCGGTCGTCCGGGCGAGGGCGGGAACGGGTTACTTGGGCAGCAGCAAGTCGGCCGCGCATACATTGACCCGGTTGCGCCCGGTGTTCTTGGCCACGTACAAGGCTTTGTCGGCTTCGTTGAGCCAGGTCGCGGCGTCGGCAAATTCGCGACGCCAGGTCGCCAGGCCGATGCTCAGGCTGACGCGCAACTGTGGCGCGCGCGGGTGGCGATAGTTGGCGAACACCTGGCGCAGACGCTCCATGACCTCGCGCGCCTGCTTCATGGTCATGTTCGGCAGGATCACGCAGAACTCGTCACCGCCATAGCGACCGGCCAGATCGCTGGGGCGCACGTTGTTGCGTAACTCCTGGCTCAAGTGGCGCAGCACGTCATCACCGACGATATGGCCGAAGCTGTCGTTGATGGATTTGAAGTGATCGATGTCGATCAGCCCGATGATGGCGTGGTCCTGGGCTTGCCGGCAGTGGTGATAGCGCATATGCAGCAGGTCTTTCCAGGCGCCATGGTTGAGCAGCCCGGTGAGGCTGTCGGTGCGGCTCAGGGTGCTGAGCGTGCGTTTGTGTTCCGACAGGCGAATTGCCAGGCGGTAGCACACGGTGCCCACGGCCAGCGGGTAGAGCGTCAGCATGGGCAGGCAGGCCAGCACTTGCTGGGGCGTCGTGACCGGCTGCCAGCCCAGGCCCAGCAGGGCAATGGCACCCAGGCAGCCGGCAAGCATCGCCATCAACCCTTTGATGAACAACCGCGGCCCGCCTGCCGCGACATTGTTCATGGTGACCATGGACAGGATGGTGGCGGCCGGCAGTGGGTTGAATTGCATGGCCGCGGCCCAAAAGCCACAGAACAGCGAGTCCATTAACAGGTTGCGCCGTTCGGCAGCGAACGGGGTGGGCGAGCGGCAGGCCAGTTGATAGGCCAGGTGCGGCCAGGCCAGGCCGTTGATCAACAGCAGTACCAACAGCCAGGTGGGCAGGTTGAGCGGGGTGACGGCCACATACACGCTGAGCAGGCTGAAGGCCGTGCCAATGATGCGCGGTACATAGATACGCCTGGCAAACGAAAGCCCTTTGCCGATGTTATTTTCCATAATGCGCGGTTCACCTGGCCACGGAGTTTCCTGTTTCCTGTACAAGAAAAGTCTAGCTGTACAGGAAGTACCGTTTGTCGCCTTAATTTCTCCCGCATTGTCAGGCAACTGGGGCGGCATTGAAAGTGGCCTTGCAAGCCTATTCAGCAGCCGGACGTCCCTTTTTCAAAGATAAATGCTTTGTCACGTTTACAGGCTTCATTGCCTTGTACACAAGCGTATGCTCTACACGCTGCCCTGATCTTCGGAGTACTGTTGCTTATGCTCGACTCACCGACCCCTGCCGTCCCTGTTTCAGACATGGCCTCGCAAAAGCAGGATGGCCAGTATCGCAATCAGCGCGTGCTGCCCCGTGACAGTTTTCTGAAAAAGCTGCGCATCGGCATCAAATACCTGTTACTGAGCAAACCCAAGGGTACCCGGCCTCAGGCGCCGCTGCCGGTGCAGGCGCTGACCCGCGAGCAATTGCTGGCGGCACCCGACAACAGCCTCTGGCGCCTGGGCCACTCGACCATTTTGCTCAAGGTAAGCCAGTGTTTTTTCATTACCGATCCGGTGTTCGGCGAGCGCGCCTCGCCGGTGCAGTGGGCCGGCCCCAAGCGTTTTCATCAGCCGCCCATCAGCATTGCCGAGCTGCCGCCGATCAAGGCGGTGATCCTTTCCCACGACCACTACGATCACCTCGACGAACAGGCGGTCAGGCAGTTGGCCGGCAAGACCGAATATTTTCTCACCACCCTTGGGGTGGGTGATCGGTTGATCGAGTGGGGCATCCCCGCGCAAAAGGTCCGCCAGTTGGACTGGTGGCAAGAGACCGAAATCGACGGCACGCGCTTTGCGGCCACACCTACCCAGCATTTTTCCGGGCGCACGCTGTTCGACAGCAACAGCACGCTTTGGGCTTCCTGGGTAATGATCGAGCCGGGTTGGCGGGTATTTTTCAGCGGCGACTCTGGCTATTTCGACGGTTTCAAGACCATTGGCGACACCTACGGGCCCTTTGACCTGACGCTGATGGAAACGGGGGCCTACAACGTCAATTGGTCCCATGTGCACATGCAGCCTGAAGAAAGCCTGCAGGCGCATATCGATTTGCGTGGCAAGTGGATGCTGCCGATTCACAATGGCACGTTCGATTTGTCGATCCACGATTGGAACGAGCCGTTCGAGCGCATCGTAGCCTTGGCCGAGGCCCGGCAGGTGCCGGTGAGTACGCCACAGATGGGCGAACGGGTGGACCTGCTGAACCCGCAAACGGGCCGCAAGTGGTGGATGCTGGGTGGGGCGAGCGGCGATGCGCAGCAGCCCCAAGTGCGGCCCGGTGCCCCGGGGGAGCTTCGATAAAGGCCTAGGTTTTTTTGGAGCGTGCCGCCGCCGGCTTCTCTTCCGGCGGTTTGCCACTCTCGCTGCGGATCTGCGCATGGCTGATCAGCGCGAAGATGAAGCTCCCGCCAATGATATTGCCTGCCAGCGTAGGCCCGGCAAAGGCTACCCAGAAATCCCGCCACGACAATTCACCTGCCCATACCAGGTAAGAGGTCTCGGCGGACCCCACGACGATGTGGGTGAAGTCGCCCAGTGCCATCAGGTAGGTGATCAGGATGATGACCCACACCTTGGCGCTTTCCAGCGAGGGGATCATCCAGACCATGGTGGCGATCATCCAGCCGGAGATGATCCCTTTGGAGAACATCTGGCCCATGTCGTTTTCCATCACCTTGCGGCCAATTTCCAGAAAGGCGGCGTCGGTCTTGCTGTCGAAAATCGGTAAGTGCAGCATCACGTAGGACACCAGCAATGTGCCCACCAGGTTACCCGCCAGCACCACGCCCCACAGCCTGAGCAAGCGCCCGGCGTTAGTCAGCGTGGGCTTGGTCATGACCGGCAAAACCGCCGTCAGGGTGTTTTCGGTAAACAGTTGCTGGCGCGCCAGGATCACCGCCAGGAAGCCCGCCGAATAGCCCAGGCTGGCAATCACCTTGCTGGCTTCGCCTTCGGGCAGGCGCGAATTGAACAAGCCCATCGCCATCAGCGACAGGCCCATGGTCAAGCCTGCGGCCAGGGCAGACCAC contains:
- a CDS encoding MFS transporter; amino-acid sequence: MNTQASTWSELLSGRNAARSVALSGGVALHAINIYIATTILPSVVQDIGGLHLYAWNTTLFVVASILGSALTARLLQRAGPRGAYGVAGGLFLLGSLACSLAPNMPLMLVGRSVQGLGGGLLFALSYSMIQRVFDERLWPRAMALISGMWGIACLIGPAIGGIFAELHVWRAAFGSLIPITLAYLLLTFSVLPRAEAQRPAAGRLPVTQLLLLVAAVLAISLGSLSQAPRWNLAGMGVAAVLMAWLLAKESRSATRLLPKGALHPRSPLFALYGTMALLIIGMTGEIFVPYFLQLLHGQTPLLAGYLAALMAVGWTTAELLSAGWLGAGVRRAIVGGPVCVLIGLVLLAVFSPVAGGGDWTVLGPICLGLTLIGFGIGLGWPHLLTRVLQVAPPEEQEAAASSITTVQLFATALGAAIAGMIANQAGLNAPGGVEGAAQAARWLFGVLSVAPLLAIALAIRSAAIRF
- a CDS encoding helix-turn-helix transcriptional regulator translates to MSTQNVENLQSAAERLLYLLKTRGPLQASDAGKLLGTTAEAARQQFVKLAASGLVQARAQAQGVGRPTQHWQLTTAGHGRFPDTHSELTVQLLNTVRETFGEAAIERLIEVREQQTQDTYRQALAGVDELRERVARLVALRSQEGYMAEWSEAPDGSLLLVENHCPICAAATACQGFCRAELAVFQAVLQARVERVEHLLANARRCAYRITPAA
- a CDS encoding GNAT family N-acetyltransferase, producing the protein MSIHLACHSTLTGAQREQLLTLDVLPEQKAFCGDIHGALYTLLDRPNPNIRGFALLHDAVPVAFLLLKRPPFLPPWADEDAATLHALQVDARLQGRGYGRACLQALPAVARQAWPQVNQLMLSVDQGNSAAHGLYLSEGWVDTGTAYRGRVGYERRLALTLPA
- a CDS encoding SRPBCC family protein, whose translation is MSLHPAGAPSADFELSITRLIDAPRETVFRAWVEPDLLRQWWGPHGMTTPVCELELWVGGAFRTVMRAPDGSEYPNLGVFLEIRAPEKLIFTDAFQPGWVPSPRAFMTAVITLEDVDGKTRYTARALHWTAADRQAHEEMGFHEGWGQSLDRLVELVTVGMR
- a CDS encoding nucleoside deaminase; the protein is MNALTTAPDTLTALDLDLLRQSIALSQASRERGRHPFAALVADREGTVIASAGNNSMPPQGDPTQHAELVAVAQAAKLLSPAKLAECTLYSSAEPCCMCAGAVYWTGVGRVVYALSEHALLGLTGSHSENPTFALPCREVFAHGQRTIAVHGPLLEAQAAQVHEGFWR
- a CDS encoding nucleobase:cation symporter-2 family protein; translated protein: MSRKRIHPVDELLPARQLLTFGLQHVLVMYAGAVAVPLILGSALGLTPEQVVLLINANLLTSGIATLIQTLGVWKFGARLPLIQGCSFIALAPMIMIGKSFGLNEVFGAVIAAGAMTILLAPVFSRLLRFFPPVVIGSLITIIGISLMPAAAIWVGGGNPDSADFGAPANLLLGLATIAVTLLIYAKCSGLVGNLSVLLGLIVGSLIAAACGMTDFQHMSHAAWFELSSPMAFGAPKFSLTPILIMTLAMLVIMAETTGNCLAIGKLVGKPTTQQTLGNAFRADGLSTLLGGFCNSFPYNAFTQNTGLIALSNVKSRFVVAAAGAIMVLMGLFPKLGALIAAVPTPVLGGCAIVMFGMTTVAGIQELSRVTFEGTRNGIIVAVSVSVGVLPMSFPALFAHVQGPLKLVLDSGIFLGAICAVVLNLLLNPQSRSASATLPHQETV
- a CDS encoding LysR family transcriptional regulator; this encodes MRFSFDQLQLFVMAVKVGSFSAAARSLGKTQSTVSAGIANLEADLGVELFDRTSRLPTLTAAGRTLLIEAEAVLERCLALQGHADSLAQHTEASLTLAIEVPYTQLMPVLSEFAEVFPYVDLVVRHPVHGDVSELVMKGEADLGLAFSQPNYPQALDFVQMGKLIMAHVTHPDHPLARQAQVSFADLHAHRRLAFSAHADKLPSSEYLRSTQLWRAESYLALVAMVRAGLGWATLPHQLVQRELAAGELVELQLQAYPHTDWLVGVDLLWARDGHPGTAARWLRERFTQAKVFELNRFGQATTW